From Sodalis glossinidius str. 'morsitans', the proteins below share one genomic window:
- a CDS encoding S16 family serine protease: MTNKKLEWKYLLPDLADFAAVFDQPCPPLSAPLATLQARLMDGLAQFCHSRTPCRFMLLTAQEEEDYFQLIAETVKQILPAPAQPVGSRYVVTGMGVSEQPATKPEDNFAAHDVCVWQSWLEYEQLFGALRCYRDAIDLQPGLVHHANGGVLIVGARALTNQPLLWLRLKQMILRQRFDWLPADDSRPLPVSVPSMPLNLRLIVLGDREGLADLNDLEPELTRLALYGEFESELRITEAEEMAQWCGWVNMLAQRQGLPALNADAWPTLIRQSVRYSGDQCQLPLCPQWLTRRLKEAALYGSQQALTAAAFSDSERTRLWRESYLSERMQDEIAEGQIMVETEGQVVGQVNALSVLDFPGHPLPFGEPSRISCVVHLGDGEINDVERKAELGGNIHAKGMMIMQAFLMSALELDQQLPFSASLVFEQSYGEVDGDSASLAEGVALISALADKPINQQIAVTGSVDQFGRVQPIGGVNEKIESFFALCQSRELTGAQGVILPTANVRHLCLHDDVIVAVREGQFSLWAVDTIDEALEIMTALPFDHDKRPSLLASIRERIANVNLHERQRLPWCFRWLNWFNQS, encoded by the coding sequence TTGACCAACAAAAAATTAGAATGGAAATATTTACTGCCCGATCTGGCCGATTTCGCGGCGGTATTTGACCAACCCTGCCCGCCTTTGTCCGCTCCTTTGGCAACTCTACAAGCCCGTCTTATGGATGGGTTGGCGCAATTTTGCCATTCACGCACGCCCTGTCGCTTTATGCTGCTGACGGCACAAGAGGAGGAGGATTATTTTCAGCTGATTGCCGAGACGGTTAAACAGATCCTGCCTGCACCAGCCCAGCCTGTCGGCAGCCGCTATGTCGTGACCGGCATGGGCGTTAGCGAACAGCCGGCGACCAAGCCGGAGGATAACTTCGCCGCCCACGATGTCTGCGTGTGGCAGTCCTGGTTGGAATACGAGCAGCTGTTCGGCGCGCTGCGCTGCTATCGGGATGCCATCGATTTGCAGCCGGGCCTGGTACATCACGCCAACGGCGGCGTCCTCATCGTCGGGGCCCGCGCCCTCACCAACCAGCCTCTGCTCTGGCTGCGGCTTAAGCAGATGATTTTGCGGCAACGCTTCGATTGGCTACCGGCAGACGATAGCCGTCCTTTACCGGTTTCCGTCCCGTCGATGCCGCTCAACTTAAGGTTAATCGTTCTCGGCGACCGCGAGGGGTTGGCTGACCTGAACGATCTGGAGCCTGAGCTGACCCGTCTGGCGCTCTATGGCGAATTCGAGTCCGAGCTGCGCATCACTGAGGCTGAGGAAATGGCGCAATGGTGCGGTTGGGTCAACATGCTGGCCCAGCGCCAGGGGCTACCGGCGCTAAACGCGGACGCCTGGCCGACCTTGATACGGCAATCAGTCCGCTATAGCGGTGATCAATGCCAGCTACCGCTGTGTCCCCAGTGGCTTACCCGGCGGCTGAAAGAGGCGGCGCTGTACGGCTCCCAGCAGGCGCTGACCGCCGCGGCGTTTTCCGACAGTGAACGCACCCGCCTCTGGCGTGAAAGCTATCTCAGTGAGCGGATGCAGGACGAAATCGCCGAAGGTCAGATTATGGTGGAAACGGAGGGTCAGGTCGTAGGCCAGGTGAATGCGCTATCGGTGCTGGATTTCCCCGGTCATCCGCTGCCGTTCGGCGAACCCTCGCGCATTAGTTGCGTCGTGCATTTGGGCGATGGTGAAATCAACGACGTCGAGCGCAAAGCGGAACTGGGCGGCAATATTCATGCTAAAGGCATGATGATTATGCAGGCGTTTTTGATGTCGGCGCTGGAGCTGGACCAACAGCTGCCCTTCTCCGCCTCGCTGGTTTTTGAGCAGTCCTACGGTGAGGTGGACGGGGACAGCGCTTCACTGGCGGAAGGTGTCGCGCTTATCAGCGCGCTGGCGGATAAACCCATTAATCAACAAATCGCTGTTACCGGCTCGGTAGATCAGTTTGGCCGCGTCCAGCCCATCGGCGGCGTGAACGAGAAAATAGAAAGCTTTTTCGCCCTGTGCCAGTCGCGCGAGCTGACCGGCGCCCAAGGGGTGATTCTTCCCACCGCCAATGTGCGCCACCTGTGCCTGCACGACGATGTTATCGTGGCGGTACGCGAGGGGCAATTTTCCCTGTGGGCGGTGGATACTATCGATGAAGCGTTGGAAATCATGACCGCGTTGCCGTTTGACCACGACAAGCGTCCAAGTCTTCTCGCGTCGATACGCGAGCGTATCGCCAATGTTAATCTGCACGAACGGCAACGTTTGCCCTGGTGCTTTCGCTGGCTAAACTGGTTTAACCAGAGCTAA
- the fabA gene encoding bifunctional 3-hydroxydecanoyl-ACP dehydratase/trans-2-decenoyl-ACP isomerase — protein MVDKRESYTKEDLLASSRGELFGKEGPQLPAPNMLMMDRVVKMTDDGGNYNKGFVEAELDIHPDMWFFGCHFIGDPVMPGCLGLDAMWQLVGFYLGWLGGKGKGRALGVGEVKFTGQILPSAKKVTYRIHFRRVINRKLVMGMADGEVLCDGTVIYTASDLKVGLFKDTAAF, from the coding sequence ATGGTAGATAAACGCGAATCCTATACAAAAGAAGATCTGCTGGCGTCCAGCCGTGGCGAACTGTTCGGCAAAGAGGGCCCGCAGTTGCCGGCGCCGAATATGCTGATGATGGACCGGGTGGTCAAAATGACCGATGACGGAGGCAATTACAATAAAGGTTTCGTGGAAGCGGAACTGGATATTCACCCGGATATGTGGTTCTTCGGTTGCCATTTCATCGGCGATCCGGTAATGCCCGGCTGTTTAGGTCTGGATGCCATGTGGCAGTTAGTCGGTTTTTATTTGGGCTGGCTGGGCGGGAAAGGCAAAGGCCGCGCGCTGGGCGTAGGTGAAGTCAAATTCACCGGGCAAATCCTGCCGAGCGCGAAAAAGGTCACCTACCGGATCCATTTCCGCCGGGTAATTAATCGCAAACTGGTGATGGGTATGGCGGACGGGGAAGTGCTGTGCGACGGTACCGTCATTTATACTGCTAGTGACCTGAAAGTTGGCCTGTTCAAGGACACCGCCGCCTTCTGA
- the rlmKL gene encoding bifunctional 23S rRNA (guanine(2069)-N(7))-methyltransferase RlmK/23S rRNA (guanine(2445)-N(2))-methyltransferase RlmL has product MNSLFATTAQGLEELLRSELETLGAASCKVALGGVHFQADSRLLYRALLWSRLASRIVLPLNVFSVGSDGDLYRGVQAVDWPSLFTVDKRFAVYFSGTNAAIRNSQYGALKVKDAIVDSFTRHGARRPDVDRQQPDIRIQAYLHRDQVMLSLDLSGSSLHQRGYRGAAGQAPLKENLAVAIVLRSGWKPGTPLLDPMCGSGTLLIEAAMIAADCAPGLTRPYWGFSAWSGHDEAQWQESLDEARARTQTGLAQTSSRFYGFDIDGRVLEKARHNARRAGVAALITFQTGEVAQLINPLPEGQRGTVVSNPPYGERLESEPALIALHNQLGRVMKSQFGGWRLSLFSASPALLGALMLRAERSFSAKNGPLDCEQKNYLLAETATAPGSVEGQIATDFANRLRKNVRSLQKWVEREKLDCYRLYDADLPEYNVAIDRYSSWVVIQEYVAPKSVDPERARQRLYDVINATLAVLAIPASRLVVKARERQKGKSQYEKLAQKGEFLLVEEYGAKLWVNLTDYLDTGLFIDHRIARRMLGEMSRGKDFLNLFAYTGSASVHAGIGGACSTTSVDMSRTYLEWAEKNLRSNGLVGRQHRLIQADCLAWLAMAQETFDVIFIDPPTFSNSKRMADTFDVQRDHLALMAQLKRLLRPGGTLMFSNNKRGFQLDEAGLAALGLRAQSITDRTRSPDFAHNRQIHLCWLISHADKDTFKSCH; this is encoded by the coding sequence ATGAATTCACTGTTTGCCACCACGGCACAAGGTTTGGAAGAACTGTTAAGAAGTGAGCTGGAAACCCTGGGGGCCGCGTCGTGCAAAGTCGCGTTAGGCGGTGTGCACTTCCAGGCGGATAGCCGCTTGCTTTACCGCGCGCTGCTGTGGAGTCGTCTGGCTTCGCGCATTGTCCTGCCGTTAAACGTGTTCAGCGTCGGCAGCGATGGCGATTTGTATCGTGGCGTGCAGGCGGTGGATTGGCCGTCACTGTTCACGGTCGATAAACGTTTCGCCGTGTATTTCAGCGGCACTAACGCGGCAATACGCAACAGCCAGTATGGCGCGCTGAAGGTCAAGGACGCCATCGTTGATAGCTTTACCCGCCACGGCGCCCGCCGTCCCGATGTTGACCGTCAGCAGCCGGATATCCGGATTCAGGCCTATCTGCACCGTGATCAGGTGATGTTGTCCCTCGACCTGAGCGGCAGCAGCCTGCACCAGCGCGGTTATCGCGGTGCCGCCGGTCAGGCGCCGTTAAAGGAGAACCTGGCCGTCGCCATTGTGTTGCGCTCCGGCTGGAAGCCCGGCACGCCGTTGCTGGACCCGATGTGCGGCTCCGGCACGCTACTGATTGAAGCGGCGATGATTGCAGCCGATTGCGCCCCCGGCCTGACGCGGCCGTATTGGGGATTCTCTGCCTGGTCCGGGCATGATGAGGCGCAATGGCAAGAGTCGTTGGACGAAGCGCGCGCGCGGACTCAAACAGGCCTGGCGCAAACGTCCTCGCGTTTTTACGGCTTCGATATCGATGGCCGCGTGCTGGAAAAGGCGCGCCATAACGCCCGCCGCGCCGGCGTAGCTGCGTTGATAACCTTCCAGACTGGGGAGGTAGCCCAATTGATTAATCCGTTGCCGGAGGGGCAGCGCGGGACCGTGGTGAGCAATCCACCTTACGGTGAACGGCTGGAGAGTGAACCGGCGCTTATCGCCCTGCATAACCAGCTCGGTCGGGTAATGAAGAGCCAGTTCGGTGGCTGGCGGCTGTCGTTGTTCAGCGCTTCGCCGGCGCTGCTCGGCGCCTTGATGCTGCGTGCCGAGCGCAGTTTTAGTGCTAAAAACGGCCCGCTGGACTGCGAGCAGAAAAATTATTTGCTGGCGGAAACCGCCACCGCTCCCGGTTCGGTGGAAGGGCAAATCGCCACCGATTTCGCCAACCGCCTGCGCAAGAATGTACGTTCGCTGCAAAAATGGGTCGAGCGGGAGAAGCTCGATTGTTACCGGCTGTATGACGCCGATCTGCCGGAATACAATGTCGCTATCGATCGCTACAGCAGCTGGGTGGTGATTCAGGAGTATGTCGCGCCGAAAAGCGTTGACCCTGAGCGCGCGCGGCAGCGGTTATATGATGTAATTAACGCTACCCTGGCGGTGCTAGCCATACCGGCCAGCCGGCTGGTGGTGAAAGCGCGCGAGCGGCAGAAAGGCAAAAGCCAATATGAAAAACTGGCACAGAAGGGCGAATTTCTGCTGGTAGAGGAGTATGGCGCCAAATTATGGGTCAACTTGACCGACTACCTGGATACAGGACTGTTTATCGATCACCGTATCGCGCGCAGAATGTTAGGAGAGATGAGCCGCGGCAAAGATTTCCTCAATCTGTTTGCCTATACCGGTAGCGCCAGTGTTCATGCCGGCATTGGCGGCGCGTGCAGCACCACGTCGGTCGATATGTCGCGCACTTATCTTGAGTGGGCGGAGAAGAATCTGCGCAGCAATGGGCTGGTGGGACGTCAGCACCGGCTGATACAGGCTGATTGCCTGGCGTGGCTGGCGATGGCGCAGGAAACCTTCGATGTTATCTTTATCGACCCACCGACCTTTTCCAACTCCAAGCGCATGGCCGACACCTTTGACGTGCAGCGCGATCATTTGGCGCTGATGGCCCAGCTTAAACGGCTGTTGCGCCCCGGCGGCACCCTCATGTTCTCCAATAACAAACGCGGTTTCCAACTGGATGAGGCGGGTCTGGCCGCGCTGGGCCTGCGGGCGCAGTCGATAACCGATCGCACCCGTTCACCTGACTTTGCCCACAACCGCCAAATTCATCTCTGCTGGCTGATAAGCCATGCGGACAAGGACACCTTTAAGTCATGTCATTAA
- the pqiA gene encoding membrane integrity-associated transporter subunit PqiA has product MCDYPRQQHPVLCPHCDLLVALPPLAPGQKGSCPRCRNTLQNYWPDPKRQPVGFAISALVMQGLANLFPFINMEVSGLKRQITLPQIPLVMVSDHFTSLAGVFLLCVQAIPALCMIMTILLCMGVPLPFRLKAFLAKLLFALRSWGMAEIFLVGVLVSFVKLMAYGQIGIGNSFIPFCFFCLLQLRALQCVDPRWLWNVIMPYTSPVKRFQPGQGGLAQGLRACSCCTLILPADTVACPRCHTREGARRSNSLQWTLALLLTSLMLYIPANLLPIMITDGLGNRLNSTIMAGVILLWEDGSIPVALVIFIASIMVPSLKMIALGWLCWDAAGNGERKAADSERMHLLYEVVEFVGRWSMIDVFVIAVLSGLVRMGRLMSISPGIGVLLFAAVVILTMIAAKTFDPRLLWDRAVQNTLKGVDR; this is encoded by the coding sequence GTGTGCGATTATCCACGACAGCAGCACCCTGTGCTTTGTCCGCACTGTGATTTATTAGTGGCGCTGCCGCCGCTGGCGCCCGGCCAGAAGGGAAGCTGCCCGCGCTGCCGCAATACCTTGCAGAACTATTGGCCGGACCCGAAACGCCAGCCGGTGGGGTTCGCCATCAGCGCGCTGGTGATGCAGGGGCTGGCCAATCTGTTCCCCTTCATCAATATGGAAGTCTCAGGGCTGAAACGTCAAATAACGTTGCCGCAAATCCCGCTGGTGATGGTGAGCGATCATTTCACCAGCCTGGCCGGCGTTTTTTTGCTGTGCGTGCAGGCTATTCCCGCCCTTTGCATGATAATGACTATCTTGTTATGCATGGGCGTGCCGCTGCCTTTTCGCCTGAAAGCATTCCTGGCCAAGCTGTTATTTGCCCTGCGCAGCTGGGGAATGGCGGAGATTTTCCTGGTCGGGGTGTTGGTCAGCTTTGTCAAATTGATGGCGTACGGTCAGATTGGTATCGGTAATAGTTTTATTCCTTTCTGTTTCTTTTGTTTGTTGCAGCTGCGAGCGCTACAGTGCGTAGACCCGCGGTGGTTGTGGAACGTCATTATGCCGTATACCTCGCCGGTGAAACGTTTTCAGCCCGGGCAAGGCGGTTTGGCGCAGGGTCTACGCGCCTGTAGCTGTTGCACACTTATTCTGCCCGCCGACACCGTTGCCTGCCCGCGCTGCCACACCCGCGAGGGCGCGCGCCGCAGCAATAGCCTCCAGTGGACGCTGGCGCTGCTGTTGACTTCATTAATGCTGTATATCCCGGCTAATCTGCTGCCGATTATGATTACCGATGGACTGGGTAACCGGCTCAACTCCACTATCATGGCCGGCGTTATCCTGCTATGGGAGGACGGCTCGATCCCGGTTGCGCTAGTGATTTTTATCGCCAGTATCATGGTGCCCAGCCTGAAAATGATCGCGTTGGGCTGGCTATGCTGGGACGCCGCCGGCAACGGAGAGCGCAAGGCGGCCGACAGCGAGCGGATGCATCTCTTATATGAGGTGGTGGAGTTCGTCGGCCGCTGGTCGATGATTGATGTCTTTGTTATTGCCGTCCTATCCGGCCTGGTGCGCATGGGAAGGCTGATGAGCATTAGCCCCGGCATCGGTGTACTGCTGTTTGCCGCCGTGGTTATCCTGACCATGATAGCGGCCAAAACATTTGATCCCCGTCTTTTGTGGGACAGGGCTGTACAAAATACGTTAAAAGGAGTCGACCGTTGA
- the matP gene encoding macrodomain Ter protein MatP → MKYQQLENLETGWKWKYLIKKHREGERISRHEENSAAAESVQQLISYQHQPKKILKWIRESMHPGLENRMKQTIRARRKRHFNAEHQHTRKKSIDLEYLVWQRLAALAQRRGSTLSETIVTLLEDAERKEKYDKTLSSLRSDLKAILGEKTN, encoded by the coding sequence ATGAAATACCAGCAGCTTGAAAATCTGGAAACCGGTTGGAAGTGGAAATACCTGATTAAAAAACACCGTGAAGGGGAGCGCATCTCCCGTCACGAAGAGAACAGCGCGGCAGCAGAATCTGTTCAGCAACTTATTAGTTATCAGCACCAGCCGAAGAAGATCCTGAAATGGATCCGCGAATCAATGCATCCCGGCCTGGAAAACCGCATGAAGCAAACCATCCGCGCGCGCCGCAAGCGGCACTTTAATGCCGAGCATCAGCATACGCGAAAAAAATCTATTGATTTGGAATATTTGGTTTGGCAACGGCTGGCGGCGCTGGCCCAGCGGCGGGGAAGCACCCTTTCGGAAACCATTGTCACTTTGCTGGAAGATGCAGAACGCAAGGAAAAATACGACAAGACGTTGTCTTCCTTGCGCAGTGACCTCAAGGCTATTCTCGGCGAAAAAACCAACTGA
- the pqiC gene encoding membrane integrity-associated transporter subunit PqiC → MQKGRILALATVLLLSACASGDGNTYYQLPYKASNTVATLASIEAGATASGAGGVADVQGGAATPFHAGSPGVRPKLWVAQVSVADFLVGNGLVYQTNDVQYTTARSNLWASPLEQQLQQTLVANLSAALPGTLVSTQPIGSGDDNDQLSVTLTGFHGRYDGRAIVQGVWLLTHDGRVIRQPFDLALPQEKDGYDALVRTLAQGWDTVGQQVEKKFIAICK, encoded by the coding sequence ATGCAAAAAGGGAGAATTCTGGCGCTGGCGACGGTGCTGTTGCTCAGCGCCTGCGCCAGCGGCGACGGTAACACCTACTATCAACTGCCGTACAAGGCGAGCAACACCGTGGCGACGCTAGCTTCCATCGAAGCAGGCGCTACGGCGTCCGGCGCGGGCGGTGTAGCCGATGTGCAGGGCGGGGCCGCCACGCCGTTTCACGCCGGCAGCCCTGGTGTACGTCCCAAGCTTTGGGTCGCTCAGGTGTCGGTCGCGGATTTCCTGGTTGGCAACGGACTGGTGTATCAGACCAACGACGTCCAGTACACCACGGCGCGCAGCAACCTGTGGGCCAGCCCGCTGGAACAGCAATTACAGCAAACGCTGGTGGCAAATTTAAGCGCCGCGCTACCGGGCACGCTGGTCTCGACACAGCCCATTGGCAGCGGTGACGACAACGATCAATTATCGGTAACCCTCACCGGTTTCCACGGGCGTTATGACGGGCGCGCTATTGTTCAGGGGGTGTGGTTATTGACCCATGATGGGCGCGTCATTCGTCAGCCGTTCGATCTGGCGTTACCGCAGGAAAAAGATGGCTACGACGCGCTGGTGCGTACTCTGGCGCAGGGCTGGGACACTGTGGGTCAGCAAGTGGAGAAAAAATTTATAGCTATATGTAAATAA
- the pqiB gene encoding intermembrane transport protein PqiB — MTENNYQEARVEKIKRWSPVWIIPIVTVLIGAWSLFYHFSHQGKVITLTTSNADGIEAGKTSIKSRSVDVGTVESVMLTEDLRQVEIKARIYNGMEKVLNKDSAFWVVKPQIGKEGVSGLGTLLSGAYIQLQPGSSTETSREFTLLDAPPLASPDARGIRIQLDSDRSGQLSAGDPVLFRGFRVGTVETSHFDPLKRMMNYQLFVNAPYDRLVTNNVRFWKDSGVALNLSASGMRVEMGSLTTLFAGGVSFDVPTGWELGDAAKEQQRYQLFDNKNDIADSLYTQHQDYVLFFDDSIRGLQPGAPVEFRGIRLGTVAEVPFATVSADQEMNGDYRVPVLIRIEPDRFISKVGKNFDINKRLVAAEGQGFRAVLKSANLLTGTLYVDLDFYPQAKAWPGPTTVKGYPVMPTTSAGLAQIQQKLTATLDKINALPLDPMLNQATSTLAQSRSTLQELQRTLKAVNKITESASMKQLPQDMQQTLKELNRSMKGFQPGAPAYTKMVADMQRLDQVLRELQPVLRTLNSKSNALVFEADKGKDPQPKRAK; from the coding sequence TTGACGGAAAATAATTATCAGGAAGCCCGGGTGGAGAAGATCAAGCGCTGGTCGCCGGTGTGGATCATTCCCATTGTCACCGTTCTTATCGGCGCCTGGAGCCTGTTCTACCACTTCAGTCATCAGGGCAAAGTGATTACCCTGACGACCAGCAACGCCGACGGTATCGAGGCCGGTAAAACCTCCATCAAAAGCCGCAGCGTCGATGTCGGCACCGTCGAGAGCGTGATGTTGACAGAGGATCTGCGTCAGGTGGAAATCAAAGCGCGCATCTACAACGGCATGGAAAAGGTGCTTAACAAGGACTCGGCGTTTTGGGTGGTGAAACCGCAGATTGGCAAGGAAGGAGTGTCGGGGTTGGGGACCTTGTTATCCGGCGCCTACATTCAGTTGCAGCCCGGTTCTAGCACGGAGACGTCGCGGGAATTCACATTGCTGGACGCGCCGCCGCTGGCGTCCCCCGACGCGCGCGGCATCCGTATCCAGCTAGACAGCGATCGATCCGGCCAATTGAGCGCGGGCGACCCGGTGCTGTTTCGCGGCTTTCGGGTCGGTACGGTGGAAACCAGCCACTTTGATCCGCTTAAGCGCATGATGAATTATCAGCTGTTTGTCAACGCGCCTTATGACCGCCTGGTGACGAATAACGTGCGTTTCTGGAAAGATAGCGGCGTGGCGCTGAATCTGTCGGCCTCGGGCATGCGCGTGGAAATGGGCTCGCTGACCACCTTGTTTGCCGGCGGCGTTAGTTTCGATGTACCGACCGGCTGGGAATTGGGGGACGCCGCTAAAGAGCAGCAGCGTTACCAACTGTTCGATAATAAAAATGATATCGCCGATTCCCTCTATACCCAACATCAGGACTATGTGCTGTTCTTCGATGATTCGATTCGCGGCCTGCAGCCCGGGGCGCCGGTAGAGTTCCGCGGTATACGGCTCGGGACCGTGGCGGAGGTGCCGTTCGCCACCGTCAGCGCCGATCAGGAAATGAACGGTGACTATCGCGTCCCGGTGCTGATTCGTATTGAGCCGGATCGCTTTATCAGCAAGGTCGGCAAAAACTTTGATATCAATAAGCGCCTGGTCGCGGCCGAGGGGCAAGGGTTCCGTGCGGTGCTCAAGAGCGCTAATTTGCTGACCGGCACGTTGTATGTCGATCTGGACTTTTACCCGCAGGCCAAAGCCTGGCCGGGACCCACAACCGTCAAGGGTTACCCTGTCATGCCGACCACCAGCGCCGGTCTCGCGCAGATACAACAGAAACTGACCGCTACGCTTGATAAAATCAACGCGTTACCGCTGGATCCGATGCTTAATCAGGCGACCAGCACGCTGGCGCAAAGCCGCAGCACGCTGCAGGAGCTACAGCGCACGTTGAAGGCCGTGAATAAAATCACCGAAAGCGCGTCAATGAAGCAACTGCCTCAGGACATGCAGCAGACGCTGAAAGAGCTGAACCGTAGTATGAAAGGGTTCCAGCCCGGCGCGCCCGCTTACACCAAAATGGTGGCGGACATGCAGCGCCTCGATCAGGTGCTGCGTGAGCTGCAGCCGGTGCTGCGGACGCTGAACAGCAAGAGCAACGCGCTGGTTTTTGAAGCAGATAAAGGTAAAGATCCACAGCCGAAGAGGGCGAAATGA
- a CDS encoding ABC transporter ATP-binding protein yields the protein MSLISLSGAWLSFSDAPLLDNTELHIERNERVCLVGRNGAGKSTLMKILSREVLLDDGQLIFEQDVAVSRLQQDPPRDVTGGVFDFVAEGVEAQAQILKAYHAISQQVEQDPSEKNLEEMGRLMEILDHQNLWHLEKRIYEVIAQIGLDADSQLASLSGGWLRKAALGRALVCEPQVLLLDEPTNHLDIETIDWLEAFLKTFPGSIIFISHDRSFIRAMATRIVDLDRGKLVSWPGNYDKYLEGKEEELRVQELQNAEFDRKLAQEEVWIRQGIKARRTRNEGRVRALKALRQERSERREVMGSAKIQVEEAARSGKIVFELDDVSYGIEGKSLISHFSAQVQRGDKIALIGPNGCGKTTLLKLMLGQLRADSGRVHCGTKLEVAYFDQYRAVLDPERTVMDNLAEGKQEVMVNGRSSHVLGYLQDFLFHPKRAMTPVKALSGGERNRLLLARLFLNPSNLLILDEPTNDLDVETLELLEELLDSYQGTVLLVSHDRQFVDNSVTECWIFTGEGRIERYVGGYFDAQHQRSNRRALRAQPAPAQKALAPATGAIPSSAKRGGGKLSYNLQRELETLLGQIETLEQEIGRLQAQMVALDFFSQPHETTQPVLIAIARAEEALEQAFTRWETLEAQKNGAAD from the coding sequence ATGTCATTAATTAGTCTTTCCGGCGCCTGGTTGTCGTTCAGCGATGCGCCGCTGCTGGATAACACCGAGCTGCATATCGAGCGCAACGAGCGCGTCTGCCTTGTCGGGCGCAACGGCGCCGGTAAATCCACCTTGATGAAAATTTTGAGTCGTGAGGTGCTACTTGACGATGGCCAACTGATTTTCGAGCAGGACGTGGCTGTCTCCCGCTTGCAGCAGGATCCGCCGAGGGACGTCACCGGCGGCGTGTTTGATTTCGTCGCCGAAGGCGTTGAGGCGCAGGCGCAGATACTGAAAGCCTACCACGCCATTTCCCAACAGGTAGAACAGGATCCGAGCGAAAAAAATCTGGAGGAAATGGGCCGGCTGATGGAAATTCTCGACCATCAGAACCTGTGGCATTTGGAAAAACGCATCTATGAGGTCATAGCGCAGATTGGTCTGGACGCCGACAGCCAGCTGGCGTCGCTGTCCGGCGGCTGGCTGCGCAAGGCGGCGCTGGGTCGCGCGCTGGTGTGCGAGCCGCAGGTGTTGCTGCTGGATGAGCCGACCAACCATCTGGATATTGAAACCATCGACTGGCTGGAAGCATTCCTGAAGACTTTCCCCGGCAGCATTATCTTCATCTCCCATGACAGGTCGTTTATCCGCGCGATGGCAACCCGCATCGTCGATCTGGACCGCGGCAAACTAGTTTCTTGGCCCGGCAATTATGACAAATACTTGGAAGGGAAAGAAGAAGAACTCCGGGTGCAAGAGCTGCAAAACGCCGAGTTTGATCGCAAACTGGCGCAGGAAGAGGTGTGGATCCGCCAGGGGATTAAAGCCCGGCGCACGCGCAATGAAGGGCGGGTGCGCGCGTTGAAAGCGCTGCGTCAAGAGCGTTCCGAACGGCGCGAGGTGATGGGCAGCGCGAAGATTCAGGTGGAAGAGGCGGCGCGGTCGGGCAAAATCGTCTTTGAACTGGACGATGTCAGTTATGGCATTGAAGGTAAATCGCTGATTAGCCACTTCAGCGCCCAGGTGCAGCGCGGGGATAAAATCGCGCTTATTGGCCCCAACGGTTGCGGTAAAACCACGTTGCTGAAATTGATGCTGGGTCAGCTTCGCGCCGACAGCGGCCGTGTGCATTGCGGCACCAAGCTGGAAGTCGCCTATTTCGACCAGTATCGCGCAGTGCTGGATCCGGAACGGACTGTGATGGACAACCTGGCCGAGGGTAAGCAGGAGGTGATGGTCAACGGTCGCTCGAGCCACGTATTGGGCTACCTGCAGGACTTTTTATTTCATCCGAAGCGGGCGATGACGCCGGTGAAGGCGCTTTCAGGCGGCGAGCGTAACCGGTTATTGCTGGCGCGACTGTTTCTTAATCCCAGCAACCTGCTGATCCTCGACGAACCCACTAACGATCTCGATGTCGAAACCCTGGAACTGCTGGAAGAGCTACTGGACAGTTATCAGGGCACCGTATTGCTGGTCAGCCACGATCGTCAGTTCGTCGATAATTCGGTAACCGAATGTTGGATTTTTACTGGGGAAGGGCGCATTGAGCGTTATGTCGGCGGCTATTTTGACGCCCAGCACCAGCGCAGCAATCGCCGTGCGTTAAGGGCACAGCCGGCTCCGGCGCAAAAGGCGTTGGCACCCGCCACCGGCGCCATTCCATCTTCTGCCAAACGCGGCGGGGGGAAACTCAGTTATAACCTGCAACGGGAGCTGGAAACGTTACTGGGGCAGATCGAGACGCTTGAGCAGGAAATAGGCCGACTGCAGGCGCAAATGGTGGCACTGGACTTTTTCAGCCAACCCCATGAGACGACGCAGCCGGTACTGATCGCGATCGCGCGGGCAGAGGAGGCGCTTGAACAGGCGTTCACCCGCTGGGAAACGCTGGAAGCGCAAAAGAACGGCGCAGCGGATTAG